TCGTCGGGGCGCACGTCGCTGAGCGCGCCCCCCAGGTTGCCGATGGGGGTGCGAACGCCGTCGACCAGAAACGCGTCGGTCATGCGGAAGTGTCCGGGGAAAAGTGATCCTGCCGCGTGCGGTAGACCGTGCCGCGGAAGATGGCCACCGTGATGCCGGCCTCGTTACGCACCGTCACCAGGTAGAATGCGATGCGATTCGCGGCACTCAGTTCCTCCGCCGCCGCGGTGAGCACGTTGCCGGGGTGAGCCGCCACCGGGTAGCCGATGCTGTTCTCGATGCTCACCGTCACGCGACCGTTCGTGTTGGAAGCGAAGGCGAGCGCGCTGTCGGCCAGCGAGTAT
The Gemmatimonadaceae bacterium genome window above contains:
- a CDS encoding hotdog fold thioesterase, which gives rise to MTAPAPGGQALAESVVHGMLERDAFSRWLGVELVALAPGRCTVRMMVRDEMVNGFGLAHGGIVYSLADSALAFASNTNGRVTVSIENSIGYPVAAHPGNVLTAAAEELSAANRIAFYLVTVRNEAGITVAIFRGTVYRTRQDHFSPDTSA